GTTGAAGTTCGTGATGATGAAGTCGTCGAAGGAGAGCGCGAACGACAGCAGCGCGCCCGCGGCGATGCCCGGTGCCGCGATGGGCAGCGTGACCCGCAGGAAGGTCTGCACGGGCCCGGCGTACAGGTCCCGGGCGGCCTCCTCCAGGCGCGGGTCCATCGACATCACACGCGCCTTGACCGCGGTGACGACGAAGCTGAGGCAGAACATGATGTGCGCGATGAGGATGGTGTAGAAGCCCAGCTGGGCGCCCATGTTGAGGAACAGGGTGAGCAGCGAGGCGGCCATGACGACCTCGGGCATCGCCATCGGCAGGAAGATCAGCGAGTTGACGGCGCCGCGGGCGCGGAAGCGGTAGCGGACCAGCGCGAAGGCGATCATCGTGCCGAGGAGGGTGGCGCCGACCGTCGCCCAGACGGCGATCTGGAGGCTGATGGACAGCGAGCCGCACATGTCGGCGACGCCGCACGGCTGCTTCCAGGCGTCCAGGGAGAACTGCTGCCACTCGTAGTTGAAGCGTCCCTTCGGCTTGTTGAAGGAGAACACCGTCACGATGACGTTGGGCAGCAGCAGATACGCGAGTGTCAGGATTCCCGCGATGACGACGAGATGGCGCTTGAGCCAGTTGACGAAGGGCATTTAGACCAGATCCTCCGTCCCGGACCGGCGGATGTAGACCGTGACCATGGCCAGGATGGCGGCCATGAGGATGAAGGACAGGGCCGCGGCCGTCGGGTAGTCCAGGATCCGCAGGAACTGCGTCTGGATCACGTTGCCGATCATGCGGGTGTCGGTGGAGCCGAGCAGCTCGGAGTTGACGTAGTCGCCGGCCGCCGGGATGAAGGTCAGCAGCGTGCCGGAGACCACGCCCGGCATCGACAGCGGGAAGGTGACCTTGCGGAAGGTGGTCCAGGGCTTGGCGTACAGGTCGCCGGCCGCCTCGTGCAGCCGTCCGTCGATCCGCTCCAGCGAGGTGTACAGCGGCAGGATCATGAACGGCAGGAAGTTGTACGTCAGCCCGCACACCACCGCGAGCGGCGTGGCGAGGACGCGGTCGCCGGCCGTCCAGCCGAGCCAGTTGGTGAGGTCCAGGATGTGCAGCGAGTTCAGGGCGTGCACGACCGGGCCGTTGTCGGCGAGGATCGTCTTCCAGGCCAGGGTGCGGATCAGGAAGCTGGTGAAGAACGGCGCGATCACCAGGATCATGATCAGGTTCCGCCAGCGGCCCGCGCGGAAGGCGATCAGGTAGGCCAGCGGGTAGCCGAGCAGCAGGCACAGGAACGTCGCGCCGGCCGCGTAGAACACGGACCGCAGGAACTGCGGCCAGTACTCGGACAGGGCGTCCCAGTACGTGGCGAAGTGCCAGGTGACCTTGTAGCCCTCCTCCAG
Above is a genomic segment from Streptomyces fodineus containing:
- a CDS encoding ABC transporter permease — protein: MSTLTEAPPPLAPAEPEPRPPRKRGRFTPYWLLLPGILWLIIFFALPMIYQASTSVQQGSLEEGYKVTWHFATYWDALSEYWPQFLRSVFYAAGATFLCLLLGYPLAYLIAFRAGRWRNLIMILVIAPFFTSFLIRTLAWKTILADNGPVVHALNSLHILDLTNWLGWTAGDRVLATPLAVVCGLTYNFLPFMILPLYTSLERIDGRLHEAAGDLYAKPWTTFRKVTFPLSMPGVVSGTLLTFIPAAGDYVNSELLGSTDTRMIGNVIQTQFLRILDYPTAAALSFILMAAILAMVTVYIRRSGTEDLV
- a CDS encoding ABC transporter permease, which encodes MPFVNWLKRHLVVIAGILTLAYLLLPNVIVTVFSFNKPKGRFNYEWQQFSLDAWKQPCGVADMCGSLSISLQIAVWATVGATLLGTMIAFALVRYRFRARGAVNSLIFLPMAMPEVVMAASLLTLFLNMGAQLGFYTILIAHIMFCLSFVVTAVKARVMSMDPRLEEAARDLYAGPVQTFLRVTLPIAAPGIAAGALLSFALSFDDFIITNFNAGSTVTFPMFVWGSAQRGTPVQINVIGTAMFLVAVLFVLSSMLITNRRSKQKA